The Rhodothermales bacterium genome contains the following window.
CTCCCAGACCAAGAAAGTCGTCCTCATCGACTGACCTTCTCGGCTCAGCGCACGGCTATGGAGCCGGCCGGACCTTCGGGCCCGGCCGGCTCCATTCGTGTCTCGCCGGCGCCGGGCGCACTCGGTCCTCGGCGGTGATTTGCCCAGCGGCGTCTGCCTTCCCACGTTTCCTCAATCGAGGGGGTGGTTAAGCGATCCGCAGAACCCGGCGATTCCAGAAGAGCCTATCTTCAACGCCTCATGGAATCCCTCGTCTTCGTCAGCCTCGCCCCGGTCGCCACCATCCTCATGCTGGTGGTGGCGCACTTCGCGTGGCGTCGGCGCGCGGAGCCCGGTGGCCGGGCGCTCTTCGCGTTCTCGATCCTGGAGGCGGGCTGGCTCGCGTGCGACACGCTGGCGCTCGTCGCGCCGACGCCGGAGGCGACCCTCCGCCTCACGCAAGCGACGCTCTTGTTCGCCTCGCTCCTGGGTACGGTGTGGCTCGCCTTCGTGCTGAGCTACACCGAGCGCTTCTCGCGCGCCGCGCGGATCGCGGTCGGGGCGCTCGCCGCGTGGTGCCTCTTCTTCAGCGGGATGGCGCTCACCAACGACGCGCACCGGCTCGTGTGGGCAACGTGGGAAGCGGTCCCCGACGGCCCGTTCCTCCGACTCGCGTACACCCTGGGTCCGCTCGCGTGGGCGCAGACCGCGTTCATGTGGGTGGCGATGACGGTCTCGTTCGGGGCGATTCTGGTGGCGTACGCCGGGGCCGGCGAGCGGGCCCGCACCCTCTCGTGGTGGATCGTGGCCGGGGCCCTCGTGCCGATGGGGCTCAACGTCGGCTTCCTGCTCGGGCTGGGGCCGTTCGCGAAGGACTTCACCCCGCTCGCCCTCGCCATTTCGTCCGGGGCGTTCGCGCTCGGTCTGGCACGCTATCAGTTCCTGGACCTCCGGCCCGTCGCCCGCGCGGCACTCGTGGACGCCCTCCACGAAGGGATGCTCGTGCTCGACGCCCGAGGCCGCATCGCCGACGTAAATCCTGCGATGCGAAGCATTCTGGGAGAGCCCGACGCGCTCATCGGGTGCCCGCTCCACGACGTGGATCCGCTGCTGGATAAAGCCATCGCCGAGGCTCCCACCCTGCCGTTCCGCGTCGGCGACGGCGCGGACGCGCGGTACTTCGACCTCCGCGTCTCGCCGCTCTCCGGTCGCAATGGCCGCGCCTCCGGCCGCCTCGTGCTGCTGCACGACGTGTCGCACCGGCGCGAAGAGCAGGCCGCGGTGGGCCGAGCCAACGCCGCCCTCTCCGAGGCGAACGCCGAGTTGCAAGCGAGCAACGAAGAGCTCGATGCGTTCGCCCACACCGTCGCGCACGACCTCAAGAACTCCATCCACAACGTGCTAGGCTACGCCGAACTCCTGCGCGACGACGGCCCGGAGCTTCCGCCCGACGCCCACCACGCGCTGGCGGACGACCTGGTCCGGCAGGCGCGCAAGATGGGCAGCGTCGTCCACGAGCTCCTGCTCCTCGCCGTCGTACGGCAGACCGCCGTCGAGCCGCAGCCGATCGCGATGGACGCGGTCGTGGAGGAGGCGCTGGACCGGGCCCAGCATGCGCGAGGTGACGCCAGCGAAGTCACGCTCCCGGTGTCGTGGCCGGAGGCGTCGGGCCACGCGCCGTGGGTCGAGGAGATCTGGGTGAACTACCTCACGAACGCCGCGAAGTATGGCGGCCCGACGGTCACGCTCGGGGCCGAGGCCGCTGCGTCCGGGCAGGCCCGGTTCTGGGTC
Protein-coding sequences here:
- a CDS encoding histidine kinase N-terminal 7TM domain-containing protein codes for the protein MESLVFVSLAPVATILMLVVAHFAWRRRAEPGGRALFAFSILEAGWLACDTLALVAPTPEATLRLTQATLLFASLLGTVWLAFVLSYTERFSRAARIAVGALAAWCLFFSGMALTNDAHRLVWATWEAVPDGPFLRLAYTLGPLAWAQTAFMWVAMTVSFGAILVAYAGAGERARTLSWWIVAGALVPMGLNVGFLLGLGPFAKDFTPLALAISSGAFALGLARYQFLDLRPVARAALVDALHEGMLVLDARGRIADVNPAMRSILGEPDALIGCPLHDVDPLLDKAIAEAPTLPFRVGDGADARYFDLRVSPLSGRNGRASGRLVLLHDVSHRREEQAAVGRANAALSEANAELQASNEELDAFAHTVAHDLKNSIHNVLGYAELLRDDGPELPPDAHHALADDLVRQARKMGSVVHELLLLAVVRQTAVEPQPIAMDAVVEEALDRAQHARGDASEVTLPVSWPEASGHAPWVEEIWVNYLTNAAKYGGPTVTLGAEAAASGQARFWVHDDGPGIPPGAQQRLFIPFSRVGTEAVEGHGLGLSIVRRIAERLDGTCGVESAPGEGTRFWFELPCASLCASLSTADAEGDLTRAKAA